In Gadus macrocephalus chromosome 11, ASM3116895v1, a single genomic region encodes these proteins:
- the LOC132467853 gene encoding terminal nucleotidyltransferase 4B-like produces MDSRSAWIQPEQKASTNPLWMHIWETSRGFRDNSSVHNLQRDCRTLSGNSSASNSEFCKSVSPSSGVVIGKLARQSSEADSGIGKKGSSSPSSSLDSEAEGSSSPSDSVSSHADNLNLAEEVKQFLHYGEHEFNVNNLRQQQHLPPPFNNVQQQQQRHRRSMHLSGSHTPTGIKTHHQANKHHQHSSGRRRHLNRANTFHGLNHFLSSSCNGNYTDSCSLWKTRRYSPGINGLHEEIVDFFNFMSPRPEEEAMRRNVVNRIEGVIKDLWPTSRVEIFGSFSTGLYLPTSDIDLVVFGKWDTPPLQQLEQALRKHNIAGPHPIKVLDKATVPIIKLTDHETEVKVDISFNVETAVRAAQLIKGYLKRYTVLPPLIFVLKQFLLQRDLNEVFTGGISSYSLILMAISFLQLHPNIDTRRANINLGILLIEFFELYGRDFNYLKMAIRVKNSGTYLSKEELMQSMGNGSRPSMLCIEDPVQPDNDVGRSSYGVLQVKQVFDFAYMVLSHGVSPLARAYPNKEHDSTLGRIIKVSQEVLAYRDWTIKEWGAKQYSKLESHGIESCEKDLARLMLASLDDQRDSSSPDSSDSPSPSPVSLPSPQHSSSSSACSLSSFSGSDVESDSPPSGGSAIQLHALALSSVVQLAADLHAKHPAGFLPAAPQVHISLPGGNMAYPAVVDGRFYHENSPSINGVHRQVQAHHHHHHQQQQQHHHHHHHPPPPTQAPPPGDPSSPLPSPLRQLHPGPTPPGLQGYVLRRDPQGGGGGEPLPGTVVQCQTYGPGHFTHCFVSQTHAAVAGLFKAPHAHQQQQQQQQQQQQYARQPWRKGKRFSVPP; encoded by the exons ATGGATTCCAGGAGCGCTTGGATTCAGCCGGAGCAGAAGGCCTCTACCAATCCCCTGTGGATGCACATTTGGGAAACGTCTCGGGGATTTCGGGACAACTCCAGCGTTCACAACCTACAGCGCGACTGTCGGACGCTGAGCGGAAACTCGTCGGCCTCAAACAGTGAGTTCTGTAAAAGCGTATCTCCGTCATCAGGAGTTGTAATTGGGAAGCTGGCGAGGCAAAGCAGCGAGGCGGACAGCGGCATCGGTAAAAAGGGCTCTTCGTCGCCGTCCTCCTCTCTGGACTCGGAGGCCGAGGGGTCCTCCTCGCCCTCCGACTCTGTGTCTTCACACGCCGACAATCTTAACTTGGCGGAGGAGGTGAAACAGTTTTTACACTACGGCGAACACGAGTTCAACGTGAACAATCTTAGACAGCAGCAGCATCTTCCTCCGCCTTTTAATaatgtgcagcagcagcagcagcgtcatCGTCGCAGCATGCATCTCTCCGGCAGCCACACCCCCACGGGAATCAAAACCCACCACCAGGCCAACAAGCACCACCAACATTCCTCCGGGCGCAGGAGGCATCTCAACCGGGCCAACACGTTCCATGGGCTCAACCATTTCCTCTCCAGCAGCTGTAATGGGAACTACACGGATTCGTGTAGCTTATGGAAGACCAGGCGGTACAGCCCGGGTATAAATGG TCTTCACGAGGAGATAGTGGACTTTTTCAACTTCATGTCACCGCGCCCAGAGGAAGAAGCAATGAGGAGGAATGTGGTGAACAGAATTGAAGGAGTCATCAAGGACTTGTGGCCCACATCCCGA GTGGAGATATTTGGCAGCTTTAGCACTGGTCTCTACCTCCCAACAAG TGACATTGACTTGGTGGTCTTTGGAAAGTGGGACACCCCTCCACTCCAACAGCTTGAACAGGCCCTAAGAAAACACAATATTGCTGGCCCGCACCCCATCAAAGTCTTGGACAAAGCAACG GTACCAATCATCAAGCTGACGGATCATGAGAcggaggtgaaggtggacatCAGCTTCAACGTGGAGACTGCTGTCAGGGCTGCACAGCTCATCAAGGGCTACCTCAAA CGGTACACTGTCCTTCCCCCCTTGATCTTTGTGCTGAAGCAGTTTCTGCTCCAGAGGGATCTGAACGAGGTGTTCACCGGAGGCATCAGCTCTTATAGCCTCATACTGATGGCCATCAGCTTCCTCCAG TTGCACCCGAACATTGACACACGGCGCGCCAACATCAACCTGGGCATCCTGCTCATTGAGTTCTTTGAGCTGTACGGCCGCGACTTCAACTACCTGAAGATGGCGATCCGCGTGAAGAACAGCGGCACCTACCTGTCCAAGGAGGAGCTGATGCAGTCCATGGGCAACGGCAGCAGACCCTCCATGCTCTGCATAGAGGACCCCGTGCAACCGG ATAACGACGTGGGCCGGAGTTCGTACGGCGTGCTCCAGGTGAAGCAGGTGTTTGACTTTGCCTACATGGTGTTGAGCCATGGCGTGTCCCCCCTGGCACGGGCCTACCCCAACAAGGAGCACGACAG CACGTTGGGGCGAATCATCAAGGTCAGCCAGGAGGTGTTGGCCTACCGGGACTGGACAATCAAGGAGTGGGGTGCCAAGCAGTATTCGAAACTGGAAAGCCATG GTATCGAGAGCTGCGAGAAGGACCTCGCCCGCCTAATGCTGGCCTCCCTAGACGACCAGCGGGACTCCTCGTCCCCCGACAGCTCCGActcgccctcgccctccccGGTCTCCCTGCCCAGTCCCCAgcactcctcgtcctcctccgcctgctccctctcctccttctccggcAGTGACGTG GAGTCGGACTCTCCCCCCAGCGGCGGCTCGGCCATCCAGCTCCACGCCCTCGCGCTCTCCTCCGTGGTGCAGCTGGCCGCTGACCTCCATGCCAAGCATCCCGCTGGCTTCCTCCCCGCGGCACCACAG GTCCACATCTCCCTACCCGGCGGCAACATGGCCTACCCCGCCGTCGTTGACGGCCGCTTCTACCACGAGAACTCCCCGTCCATCAACGGCGTCCACCGCCAGGTGCAggcccatcatcatcatcatcatcagcagcagcagcagcaccaccatcatcatcatcaccctcctcctcctacgcAAGCGCCCCCGCCGGGGGACCCCTCCAGCCCGCTGCCCAGCCCCCTCCGCCAGCTCCACCCGGGGCCCACGCCGCCGGGCCTCCAGGGCTACGTCCTCCGGCGGGACCcgcagggcggcggcggcggcgagccgCTGCCGGGCACGGTGGTGCAGTGTCAGACCTACGGCCCCGGCCACTTCACGCACTGCTTCGTGTCCCAGACTCACGCCGCGGTGGCGGGGCTCTTCAAGGCCCCCCAtgcccaccagcagcagcagcagcagcagcagcagcagcagcagtacgcACGGCAGCCCTGGAGGAAAGGGAAGAGGTTCAGCGTGCCCCCGTGA